In the Bacillus sp. FJAT-42376 genome, GGAGTGCCCGGCCGAACAATTTTTCCCCGGCTTAGCTTTTTTATATAAAGCGTCTTATCATTAAAATCAGCTTCAGCCTCTTCCAGTGTTTCATTCGGCTGAATGACTTTGCTGATCGTGACTTCAGGCTTCTGCCCTTTTTTCCAAGTGCACATGAACCTCGGCAGGACAAAACGGCCTTCTTTAAACGGCTTCCAGAGGGGGCTTGAGTTTTTCAATGGATCAAAAGAAAAACCGCCCATAAGAATCGGACCCTGCTTCCGTTCAGAATCTGAGCAGTCTATATATTTTTTAAAGCGCTTCCATTCCGTTTCAATCTCCGTAAATCTTTCCGCAGACTGTTCAGCTGTCTCAATAATCCATTCATTTCCTGCTCCAACGATTGTTTCATCTGAATGAGGCGACATCCAAAAGGTCCGTTCGCCCGCATAAAGGTCTTCCGCTGCGGCATAAAAATGAAGGGGGGTTATATGAGTAACAGGAATGGTCCGGCTGACTATTACCTGCAGTCCTTGATGTGCTTCTTGAACCGCTAAGGCTAAAGTCTCCCTGAATGTTTTGCGCATTGTGGTAATCACGTTGCATACCCCCGTAATCCGTAAAAATCGCTTTTTCTAACATACACCCGCTTACCAGGTGTGTCAATAGAATGAAACAGGCAGATTCTGCTTCTTATCCTTATTATAATATGTTTTCCTATACGAATAAATCGGAAACCCTTGACGGACCTTCTCGAGTACCGTCTCATTGACAGTAAGTGTCTATTTAACTACACTTAGAGTTGAAGAAGATTGTCTTCTATTGTGAACTAAAGGAGAGAAAAGAAATGCATCCTGACACACACACGCATTCAGCTCCTTCCATAGAACCTGATAAAAACTGGCGGATCTGGTGGACGCTCATGCGGCCCCACACCTTAACAGCTGCCTTTATTCCGGTTGCGATTGGCACTGTCTTGGCCATGAAGGAAGGATCATTTAATGTTTGGCTGCTGTTGGCTATGCTGATAGCGTCCGTGCTCATCCAGGCGGCTACAAACATGTTTAATGAGTACTTTGATTTCAAAAGAGGCTTGGATAACGAGAACTCTGTTGGAATCGGAGGAGCAATTGTAAGAAACGGGGTAAAACCGCAAACCGTTCTTGCATTAGCGTTCACCTTTTTTGGAATTTCAACTCTGCTCGGCATTTATATTTGCATCGAGTCCAGCTGGTGGATTGCTGCGATCGGTACGCTCTGCATGGTTGCCGCTTATTTTTATTCAGGTGGACCACTGCCTATTGCCTATACTCCATTTGGTGAGTTAACAGCCGGTCTTTTTATGGGAGTCGTCATTATTTTAATTTCGTTTTATATTCAAACCGGGACCGTCAATCTAACGGCATTTTTAATTTCCCTGCCGGTCTCACTCTTGATTGGCGCCATCAACCTTTCCAATAATATCCGGGACCTGGACGGCGACAAGGAAAACGGACGGAGAACACTGGCTATTCTGATTGGCCGTAAAAAGGCCATTGATTTTCTTGCCTTTACCTTTATTTGCTCTTATCTTTTCATTATCGGCTTTATTATCGCAGGCATTGCCCCTTTATGGAGCCTCCTTGTATTTTTGAGTGTTCCAAAATCTCTCTTTGCCGTCAAATCATTTAGAGGAAAAAGTCTTCCAATCGAAATGATGCCGGCAATGATTGCTACCGCCCAGACAAATACACAGTTCGGTTTTCTTCTGGCAGCCGGCCTGTTTATCAGCTATCTTTTCTGACACGGTCATCGGCCGTGTTTTTTTTTGTACTTTGCTTATACTAAGATGAGTCTAGCCAAGAGGATAGGGAACTGCAGTCCGCCCATTAAAACGGACTTTTTCAGCAAAAACAGAAAGGAGACTTGCTATGCTAACAGATCAGCAGCTGAATGTCTTCCGGAAACAACTGCAAACTAAAAAAGAAGAACTGGAAAAAAGATTTGCGGAGAACGGACATTTCGGACTTGAAAGCGGACATCCGCACGACTCTGCAGGAGAACTGTCAAGTTATGATAATCATCCTGGAGATGAAGCAACAGAGTTATTTGAGCGGGAAAAGGATATAGCCTTAAATGAGCACGCCGAAGAAGAGCTGCGTGATATTAAACGCGCGCTAATGGCGATTGAAAACAAAACGTACGGGAAATGTGAAGTTTGCGGCGAGGATATTCCGTCAGAACGGTTGGAAGCCATCCCTTCTGCCACAACATGTAAAGCTCACTCCCCTAATCAATCTGTTTCATCAGACAGGCCGATTGAGGAGCAGGTACTGGCTCCTCCATTTGGGAGGTTTACTTTTGATAATCGCGATGTGGAAGCCTTTGACGCCGAGGATACTTATCAGGAGACAGCACGCTATGGCTCCTCTGAATCCCCATCCGATTTTGAATATCCTATGGAGGATTACAATGATGCCTATACAGAGTCAGATGACCGCATTGGATATGTAGAAGACTTTGAGAACTTTGCCGGCACAGATATGGAAGGGAAGAATGTGACGATTTTTCCAAATAAACAGCATGAAAAGTATGAAGATGAACTGGATGCAGAAGGCATTATGACCTCTTTTGGAGACTTGCCTTCTTCTGAAAAAGAACCATATACGGATCATTGAGCCAGGACCATTATCCTGGCTTTTTATCTTTGCCTATCAGCAGGTTTCAATGAAACCACTTAAGTGAAAAGATAGAAATAAACGATAAGGAGGATGACATATGCTTCGATCCATTTTCATTTTCATTATTACATACGCGTTGTTTTCAATAAGCGGGTTTCTGTTTCAGATTGACCAAACCTGGTATAATGCCCTGATTAAACCGGAGTGGACACCCGGCGGAGGAACGATCGGACTCATTTGGGCTGTCTTGTTTGCATGCATTGCTGCATCCATTACAATCATTGATCGAAAACTGAAAGGTCTTGCCAAGGCAGCGCCTCTCTTTTGGGTCATTCTTATCCTGAATTATGTATCCAACCAGTTGTTCAGTTTTTTTCAATTCACCCAGAAAAATCTTGGACTTGCCTCAATCGATTGTGCCATTGTGGCAATTACCGCCCTTATTTTAGCTGTATTAGCTTTTCGAATACAAAAATTTTCCGGTCTGCTGCTTATTCCATACGTGCTTTGGACCTTCTTTGCCACGTATTTGTCCTTTACCTTTTATTCGATGAATGGATAACTCGTAAAACAGGAACCGCCCTGCTAAAAAGAGCTGATATGAAAGTTGATACTTTCACATCAGCTCCTCTTTTTATTTTTCTTCCCACTGTGTTAAGTATGGATAAGGATTAATGGCTTTAAAGGAGGAATCGTACAAACCGAAATGAAGATGAGAAACAAACTTTCCTGTCGTCCCCTCAGGCCCGTAACCGCTGTTTCCTGCGTACCCGATTAATTGGCCTTTCTTAATGCTGCCTCCAGGTTCCAAACCATCTGCATATTTTGAGAGATGGGCATAATAAACATTAAATCCGTCTGGTGTGTTCACCGTTAGCCTCCATCCTCCCAGTTCATTCCACCCTTTCCGTGAAATGCTTCCATCCGTTGCGGCATAAACCGGAGTCCCCTCCTCAGTCATAATATCGGTTCCTTCATGAACACGGGCCCCTCCGTATTCTCTTGATTTTCCCCATGTATCATCAAAAGGATCATATGTACCTTTTTTTAATGGAAATTGACCGCTGTCAAGAGATGATGGTGCCTCATCAGCTTGAACTTCCAGCCTCTGTCCTGCATAGATCACATCGGTTTGAAGTCCATTCAGGCTTTTAAGACTGGCGGTGCTCATCTTATATTCCATCGCAATTCCGCTAAGTGTCTCCCCGTTTTGAACGGTATGGATTGACGCGCCTTTTACTCGATTTCCGTCCGCATCCGTCTTCAGGATTTGTCCGGAATAAATAAGGTCTGAAGTCAGCCCATTCAGCTGCTTGATTTCTTGAAGAGACATATGATAGCTGTCTGCCAGCTGAGAGAGAGTATCTCCTTCTTGAATGGTTACCGTTTCTGCCGCTGCCGGAAGGGTAATAGAAACTGCTGAAAATGCTGCTGCCAGCATAACTGGCACGTACGTTCGCTTCATGTTGCCGCATTCCTCCTAATCATAGTCAGATAGACATCTATCCCTGAAAGGATTCGAAGAGGAAGCGCTCTTTACTGCGCATCTTGAAAAAATCAAACTCATTTTCCTATAAAGTAGGGAATTTTTACAGATTCAGGTGCAGTTAGACTCTTGATGGGAATTCTCCGATTTGCCTAGAACCTCACTTTTCGCCTTCTTCTGCATATGTTAAAGCAAATGGCACAGGAGGAAAGTGAATGAACCTTGCAGTGAAACCTGACAGAAAGACAGCTGTCCTGCTCGCAGACTGCTGCCTCCTCGCGTACGACCAAGTAAAAAACGGAGGGGACTTTAAGGTTCCGGACGGATTTGTAAAAGTGGCTGCTTTAAAGGGGAATGTACTTGGCCAAAGCGAATGGATTGGCTTTATCATTGAATCTGATCAGCATATCATTACCGCTTTTAGAGGGAGTCAATCTGATCCGGACTGGGCAGCTACAGGGGACATTGAACAGGCTCCTTATCCCTATTCTTCTGCAGGATTCGTTCATGATGGATTTCTTGGAATCTATCGCTCATTTCGGAATGAATTCTACAGCCTGATTAAAAACCCGGCTCCACGCAAAAGTCTGTACTTCACGGGACACAGCCTGGGAGCTGCATTAGCGGGACTCGCTTCTCTTGATGCGGCTGAAAACACAAAGCATTCCGCCATTACCATGTACAATTTCGGGAGTCCTAAAATTGGAAACCGCCGTTTCGTATCCTCTTATGGCAAATCTGGGATCCGCTATTGCCGATTTGTAAACAAAGAAGATCTCATCCCATTTCTTCCGCCAGCTAAAATTACGGATTTCAGTGCAGGGAAAAATTATTACTATGCGCACTTACCGAATCAATGTGTATTCTCTCTGCAAACCGGTACAATTGCAGGAAACCATAGTATGAAAATTTACCGCAGGGCAGCTGAAAAACTTGCCGATTGAATAGAAGCTGTCCAAAAAGTATCGTACATCTCTCACTTGCTATATAACTTAGATTAGGGAAGGAGCCTCCTCATCCTGGGAGCGTGCGGTGAGCATCAAAGGCCTAATCGCCTCCGGGGTCTCACCTTTCCCGCTGCTCCCGCCGAAGTATCTTCCTTCCGCTTCAATCAGCATGGATTTAAAACGAAAACAGGGAAACGCTCGGAATGCGTCTCCCTGTTTTTAGTAATGGGAAGTCTCAGACCAGTTTCTTATATCGGTTTAATTCCCCAAATATCATCCGCATATTCTTTAATGGTGCGGTCACTTGAAAAGGTTCCGGAATGGGCAATGTTAATGAGCGATTTTTCTTGCCATTCTTTCTTATTAATAAAAGTTTTCTCGACTTTCTGCTGCGCTTCTGCATAGGAGGAAAAATCCTTGAGAACAAAATATTGATCATTGTGTGCCAGGAGGGAATCGTAAATCGCCTCAAATTCGCCCTCTGTCTCATGGAAGAATCCATTGATCAGCTGATCGGCAGCCTGGCGGATCCGAACATCGTGATGATAATATTCAGTGGAATGGTATCCTCCGTTTTCATAATAATCAAGAACTTGCTCTGCAGTAAGGCCAAAGGTAAAGATATTAGCCGGTCCAACAGACTCAAGAATTTCCACATTTGCACCGTCAAGTGTTCCGAGAGTCAGCGCACCATTCATCATAAATTTCATATTTCCGGTTCCGGATGCTTCCTTCGAGGCAGTCGAAATCTGCTCACTTATGTCGGCGGCCGGAAAAATCGATTCAGCCAGGGATACACGGTAGTTCTCCATAAAAACAACTTTGATCATTTTGGACACCTTAGGGTCTGAATTAACTTTTTCGGCAAGAGAATTAATGAGTTTAATCACTTTCTTGGCGTAATAATACCCCGGAGAAGCTTTTGCGCCGAAAATAAACGTACGCGGGTAAACAGAAAAATTAGAATCTTCCCTGATTCGATTATACAGATACATAATATGGAGCACATTCAGCAGCTGACGCTTGTAGGCATGAAGGCGTTTTACCTGAACATCAAAAATGGAGGAAGGATCAATCTTCATGGAAGACTGTTCAAAAATTCTCCGGGCGAGCAATTCCTTTCGGCGCTGCTTTATTTCTCCGGACTTTTCTTTCATTCCTTCATCATAAATAAACCGCTTCAGCTGGATCAGCTGATCAGGATCCTTCACCCATGAATCGCCTATTGCTTCGGTTATAAGATGGGCAAGTTCCGGATTGGCTTTAAGCAGCCATCTTCTGTGAGCAATTCCATTTGTTTTATTGTTGAATTTCTCAGGTTCAAATTCATAAAAAAGCTTCATTTCACGCATTTTGAGGATATCTGAATGAATCTTGGCCACACCATTTACACTATGGCTTCCGGCAATCGCAAGGTGGGCCATTTTAACAAGTCCGTGAGCGAGAATCGCCATTTGCTCGATTCGGTTCCAATCTCCCGGATACCGATCCCAAAGTGCCTGACAATAACGTTCGTTAATTTCTTCGACGATCATATAAATACGGGGGAGGAGCGGCTTAAATAGATAAATCGGCCATTTTTCCAGCGCTTCTGACAATGTGGTGTGATTCGTGTAGGAGATGGTTTTTGTCGTAATGTGCCAAGCCTCATCCCACTCCATTTTTTCCTCATCCAATAAAATTCTCATCAGTTCAGGAATGGCTAGCACTGGGTGGGTATCGTTTATATGAATAGCAATTCTTTCATGAAAATCGTGAAGGCTGCCGTTCTTTTTCCTGTAGGAACGAATAATGCTCTGCAAACTTGAAGAGACCAGGAAATACTGCTGCTTCAACCGCAGAATTTTGCCTTCATCATGGGTATCATCGGGGTATAGAAATTCTGAAACAGCTTCTGTTTCCCGCTTATAGGTAAGCAGATCCCTGTTAAGCGGCGGATGATGCGCGGGTTCGGCACTCCACAGCCGCAGCGTATTAACGGTATTTGTCTGATAGCCAATCATTGGCATATCGTAAGGGACGGCCACAACGGTTTCAGGAGCAATATGCTGAAATTCAAGTCTTCCGTCTGCCTCCCTGCTTTCAACAGAGCCCCAGAACGAAATATCCACGGCCTGATCGGGTTTTCTTACTTCCCAAACATTTCCGTGGCGCAGCCACTGCTCGGGATACTCAACTTGATACCCATCTGCAATTTTCTGATCAAACAGACCATGCTTATACCGGATTCCGCAGCCATGTCCAGGCAGATCAAGGGAAGCAAGCGAATCAAGAAAGCAAGCAGCAAGGCGGCCAAGACCGCCATTGCCCAGACCCGCGTCCGATTCGGATTCCTCTATCGCCGTTAAACTGATTCCCAGCTCTTCAAGACCCCGTTCTACTACGTCCCTGATTCCTAAATTCAAAAGATTTTGACCCATAAGCGTGCCAAGTAAAAATTCAATTGAAAAGTAGTATACCTGCTTGTTATTGGCAGACCGGTGCTTCTCATTTGTCTGTATCCAGTTCGTGCTGATGTATTCCCTTACCATATGTCCTAGAGTGTTGTATTGATCCCTGCTGGTAGACTCTCTGAATGTTTTTCCATATGTCATTTCCAGCCTTTTAAGAAAGCTTTTCTGAAAAGATTCTTTACTTGAGAACAATACTCCCACTTCCCATCAAATCAGTATAGAGCTGATTATATTTGCTGGCAGACTGAGACCAGCTGTAATCCTGGCTCATGGCATTCGTGACAAGTCCGTTCCATAATTCTTTATCTTCTCTGTAAATAGACAGCGCACGTCTGATTGTGTGCATCATATCATGCGCATTAAAATTTTTAAAAGAAAAACCGTTTCCATCGCCTGTGGCTTCATTGTAGGAATGAACGGTATCATTTAATCCTCCCGTTTCCCTCACAATGGGAATGGATCCATATCTCAGTGCTATTAATTGTCCGAGGCCGCATGGTTCAAACCTTGAAGGCATCAGAAATAAGTCAGATCCGGCATACACTCTGTGTGCTAACGGCTCATCAAAGCCTATGTACGCTTTTACACTCTCAGGATACTTATGCTCCATATGACGGAAGTAATTCTCAAATTCAGCTTCACCCGTACCGAGAATAATCCATTGAGTATCCCCATCTATCAATTCTTCCATGACATGCCGCACAAGGTCCAGCCCTTTTTGTTTCGTCAGCCTTGTCACCATTGAAATGACAGGTACGTCCGGTCTCTCGGGAAGACCAAACATTTTTTGCAAAGCCGCTTTATTTTCCTGTTTTTTCTCAAGACTCGCAACATCATACGGAGCCTTTAAAAAAGGGTCCTTCGCAGGATTATAGATTGTGTCATCGATTCCATTCAGGATTCCGCTTAATGATGCCCCTTTCGCTCTCAGCAAGCCGTCCATTCTCTCCCCATAATAAGGAGTTTGGATTTCCTGCATATAAGTCGGACTTACCGTTGTAATCGCGGAGGAAGACACGATGGCTGCCTTCATAAAATTTACACATTGATAAAATTCCAGTTTATCGGGTGTAAAATCCTCATGTCCAAGGTTCAGGAGATCATAAATGATCTCCTGAGGAAAAATCCCCTGGAACTCCAGATTATGAATCGTAAATACAGTTTTAATCTCAGAGTAAAATGGATCCGCGGCATACACCTCATTGAGGAAATAGGCAACCATACCTGTATGCCAGTCATGACTGTGAATAATATCAGGCTGGAAATCTATCTCTTTCATGGCCTCAAGAACAGCTCTGGAAAAAAAGGAGAACCTTTCACCATCGTCGTAATGCCCATAAAGAGAGTCACGTTTAAAATAATATTCATTATCCAGGAAATAATACGTGACCCCATCCATTTCGAATTCTTCAATGCCGCAATATTGAGATCGCCATCCGACAGCCACTTCAATCTCCCGCACTTTTTTCATTTTTTTTCTATATTTTTCGGGAATCTGTCCGTACTTTGGCATCATCACCCTCACATCAGAACCCATGCGTGCCAGTTCTTTAGGCAGGGCTCCCGCTACGTCCGCCAATCCGCCTGATTTGACGAACGGAACACATTCGGATACAGCAAAGAGAATTTTCACGACTTGATCAGCACTCCTTGCACGGACCCTTTTCGAAGAACGATCGGATGCTCCATCGTTCCTTTCAGAACTTCATGGCTTCCTACTCTGACATCCTTATCTAAAATTACATTTTCAAGGACACAATTTTCACCAACCGAGGATTTCTGCATGACAATTCCGTTCTTAATCACCGTATCTTTTCCTACATGGACAGCTCTGAAAAGAATCGAATTCTCTACATGGCCCTCAATAACACACCCGTTTGCAATCATGGAATTGCGGACATAAGAAGATTTCAAATATTTAGTCGGCGGTTCATCTTTCACCTTTGTATAAACAGGTGAAGACTTAGGGAACAGCTCTTTCCAAACTTCAGGCTTTAATAAATCAAGGCTGTATCGGAAATAGGACTGGATGGTATCAATAGCGGCAACATATCCCTTAAAGGCATATTCACAGATGTTAAGCTGGGATCTGCCTTCGTTCACAACTTGGTTTAGCGTTTTGAAGCCGCGCTCATCATAAGAGGAAATTAAATCCTTTAGAAGAGAAGTTTTCAGAACGTACATTTGAAGAGAGGCGCCATCTTTGCAAATCTCAGTTACATCACATCCCATTTCAATATGATGCTTAAGCACTTTGCAGAAGTCGATATTGCAGACAGTATGGCTATTAGCAATGACCGTATATTCCTGACGGCTTCTATTGAAATAATCATAATGATCCTTAAACTGACGGAATGAACCAAATTCGTCGTATTCGTCATGAAGGTGCGGAGAAGGGAAAAAGAAAAGGCCATCGCGCTTCCGGTTCAAATCCCATTCCTTTCCTGATCCAAGATGATCCATTAATGAACGGTATTGATATTTTGGGAAAATAGCCACGCTATCCACCCCGGAGTTCACCATATTTGAAAGGACAAAGTCGATTAACCGGTACCTTCCTCCGAAAGGAATTGCAGCCATTGACCGGTTTTGAATCAAATCATCGATATCCAGACTATGTGCTGTCGCATCAATTATTCCAAGCATGCTCATATTCATGCTCTGCCACCTCTTTCTTATCTACTGGTTTATTTATATTTTCTATTCAGTGACTTTCGCATCCCGCGCAACTGCTTGCTGCTGTCGAATATAGTCCGGAGTTACAAGCAGGACTTCTTCCAGTTCTGCATTGGAACGGATGACCGTACCGTCTTCAATGGTCACTCCGCCCGGGACAATGGCATTTTCAATATATACGTTGTTCCCGATTACGGCATCAGGCATGACGACACATTTTTTCACATAAGAATCTTTGCCGACCGTTACTCCCTGGAACAGCACCGAATGGTGAACGGTTCCATATACTACACAGCCTTCATTAACGAGAGAATCTGTTACTTCTGCTTCGGCAGAGATAAATTGAGGCGGCTGATTCGGATTGACGGAATAAATTCTCCAATCCTGACTGAACAAATTAAGCTCCGGATCATCTGCCAGTAAATCCATATTGGCTTCCCAAAGGCTTTTAACTGTCCCCACATCTTTCCAGTATCCTTTAAATGGATAAGCGACGAGTTTTTTCTTTTCTTCAATTAACAAAGGAATAACATCTTTTCCAAAGTCGTTGCTTGAATACGGATTCCGTTCATCCATCTCCAGATATTCCTGAAGCACCGACCACTTAAAGATATAAACACCCATTGATGCCAGATTGTTTTTAGGATTTTGAGGTTTCTCATCAAATTCTGTGACTTCCAGCTGGTCATTTGTATTCATAATTCCGAACCTGTTTGCCTCTTCCCAAGGAACTTCAATGACTGAAATAGATACGTCAGCGTTTCT is a window encoding:
- a CDS encoding 1,4-dihydroxy-2-naphthoate polyprenyltransferase, whose protein sequence is MHPDTHTHSAPSIEPDKNWRIWWTLMRPHTLTAAFIPVAIGTVLAMKEGSFNVWLLLAMLIASVLIQAATNMFNEYFDFKRGLDNENSVGIGGAIVRNGVKPQTVLALAFTFFGISTLLGIYICIESSWWIAAIGTLCMVAAYFYSGGPLPIAYTPFGELTAGLFMGVVIILISFYIQTGTVNLTAFLISLPVSLLIGAINLSNNIRDLDGDKENGRRTLAILIGRKKAIDFLAFTFICSYLFIIGFIIAGIAPLWSLLVFLSVPKSLFAVKSFRGKSLPIEMMPAMIATAQTNTQFGFLLAAGLFISYLF
- a CDS encoding yteA family sporulation protein, whose amino-acid sequence is MLTDQQLNVFRKQLQTKKEELEKRFAENGHFGLESGHPHDSAGELSSYDNHPGDEATELFEREKDIALNEHAEEELRDIKRALMAIENKTYGKCEVCGEDIPSERLEAIPSATTCKAHSPNQSVSSDRPIEEQVLAPPFGRFTFDNRDVEAFDAEDTYQETARYGSSESPSDFEYPMEDYNDAYTESDDRIGYVEDFENFAGTDMEGKNVTIFPNKQHEKYEDELDAEGIMTSFGDLPSSEKEPYTDH
- a CDS encoding tryptophan-rich sensory protein: MLRSIFIFIITYALFSISGFLFQIDQTWYNALIKPEWTPGGGTIGLIWAVLFACIAASITIIDRKLKGLAKAAPLFWVILILNYVSNQLFSFFQFTQKNLGLASIDCAIVAITALILAVLAFRIQKFSGLLLIPYVLWTFFATYLSFTFYSMNG
- a CDS encoding M23 family metallopeptidase, coding for MKRTYVPVMLAAAFSAVSITLPAAAETVTIQEGDTLSQLADSYHMSLQEIKQLNGLTSDLIYSGQILKTDADGNRVKGASIHTVQNGETLSGIAMEYKMSTASLKSLNGLQTDVIYAGQRLEVQADEAPSSLDSGQFPLKKGTYDPFDDTWGKSREYGGARVHEGTDIMTEEGTPVYAATDGSISRKGWNELGGWRLTVNTPDGFNVYYAHLSKYADGLEPGGSIKKGQLIGYAGNSGYGPEGTTGKFVSHLHFGLYDSSFKAINPYPYLTQWEEK
- a CDS encoding lipase family protein, with the protein product MNLAVKPDRKTAVLLADCCLLAYDQVKNGGDFKVPDGFVKVAALKGNVLGQSEWIGFIIESDQHIITAFRGSQSDPDWAATGDIEQAPYPYSSAGFVHDGFLGIYRSFRNEFYSLIKNPAPRKSLYFTGHSLGAALAGLASLDAAENTKHSAITMYNFGSPKIGNRRFVSSYGKSGIRYCRFVNKEDLIPFLPPAKITDFSAGKNYYYAHLPNQCVFSLQTGTIAGNHSMKIYRRAAEKLAD
- a CDS encoding glycogen/starch/alpha-glucan phosphorylase, with product MFSSKESFQKSFLKRLEMTYGKTFRESTSRDQYNTLGHMVREYISTNWIQTNEKHRSANNKQVYYFSIEFLLGTLMGQNLLNLGIRDVVERGLEELGISLTAIEESESDAGLGNGGLGRLAACFLDSLASLDLPGHGCGIRYKHGLFDQKIADGYQVEYPEQWLRHGNVWEVRKPDQAVDISFWGSVESREADGRLEFQHIAPETVVAVPYDMPMIGYQTNTVNTLRLWSAEPAHHPPLNRDLLTYKRETEAVSEFLYPDDTHDEGKILRLKQQYFLVSSSLQSIIRSYRKKNGSLHDFHERIAIHINDTHPVLAIPELMRILLDEEKMEWDEAWHITTKTISYTNHTTLSEALEKWPIYLFKPLLPRIYMIVEEINERYCQALWDRYPGDWNRIEQMAILAHGLVKMAHLAIAGSHSVNGVAKIHSDILKMREMKLFYEFEPEKFNNKTNGIAHRRWLLKANPELAHLITEAIGDSWVKDPDQLIQLKRFIYDEGMKEKSGEIKQRRKELLARRIFEQSSMKIDPSSIFDVQVKRLHAYKRQLLNVLHIMYLYNRIREDSNFSVYPRTFIFGAKASPGYYYAKKVIKLINSLAEKVNSDPKVSKMIKVVFMENYRVSLAESIFPAADISEQISTASKEASGTGNMKFMMNGALTLGTLDGANVEILESVGPANIFTFGLTAEQVLDYYENGGYHSTEYYHHDVRIRQAADQLINGFFHETEGEFEAIYDSLLAHNDQYFVLKDFSSYAEAQQKVEKTFINKKEWQEKSLINIAHSGTFSSDRTIKEYADDIWGIKPI
- the glgA gene encoding glycogen synthase GlgA; the encoded protein is MKILFAVSECVPFVKSGGLADVAGALPKELARMGSDVRVMMPKYGQIPEKYRKKMKKVREIEVAVGWRSQYCGIEEFEMDGVTYYFLDNEYYFKRDSLYGHYDDGERFSFFSRAVLEAMKEIDFQPDIIHSHDWHTGMVAYFLNEVYAADPFYSEIKTVFTIHNLEFQGIFPQEIIYDLLNLGHEDFTPDKLEFYQCVNFMKAAIVSSSAITTVSPTYMQEIQTPYYGERMDGLLRAKGASLSGILNGIDDTIYNPAKDPFLKAPYDVASLEKKQENKAALQKMFGLPERPDVPVISMVTRLTKQKGLDLVRHVMEELIDGDTQWIILGTGEAEFENYFRHMEHKYPESVKAYIGFDEPLAHRVYAGSDLFLMPSRFEPCGLGQLIALRYGSIPIVRETGGLNDTVHSYNEATGDGNGFSFKNFNAHDMMHTIRRALSIYREDKELWNGLVTNAMSQDYSWSQSASKYNQLYTDLMGSGSIVLK
- a CDS encoding sugar phosphate nucleotidyltransferase — protein: MNMSMLGIIDATAHSLDIDDLIQNRSMAAIPFGGRYRLIDFVLSNMVNSGVDSVAIFPKYQYRSLMDHLGSGKEWDLNRKRDGLFFFPSPHLHDEYDEFGSFRQFKDHYDYFNRSRQEYTVIANSHTVCNIDFCKVLKHHIEMGCDVTEICKDGASLQMYVLKTSLLKDLISSYDERGFKTLNQVVNEGRSQLNICEYAFKGYVAAIDTIQSYFRYSLDLLKPEVWKELFPKSSPVYTKVKDEPPTKYLKSSYVRNSMIANGCVIEGHVENSILFRAVHVGKDTVIKNGIVMQKSSVGENCVLENVILDKDVRVGSHEVLKGTMEHPIVLRKGSVQGVLIKS
- a CDS encoding glucose-1-phosphate adenylyltransferase, whose translation is MKKKCVAMLLAGGKGSRLSSLTKNLAKPAVPFGGKYRIIDFPLSNCTNSGIDTVGVLTQYQPLVLHSYIGIGSAWDLDRKNGGVTVLPPYAESSEVKWYKGTASAIYQNLNYLEQYDPEYVLILSGDHIYKMDYSKMLDYHIERNADVSISVIEVPWEEANRFGIMNTNDQLEVTEFDEKPQNPKNNLASMGVYIFKWSVLQEYLEMDERNPYSSNDFGKDVIPLLIEEKKKLVAYPFKGYWKDVGTVKSLWEANMDLLADDPELNLFSQDWRIYSVNPNQPPQFISAEAEVTDSLVNEGCVVYGTVHHSVLFQGVTVGKDSYVKKCVVMPDAVIGNNVYIENAIVPGGVTIEDGTVIRSNAELEEVLLVTPDYIRQQQAVARDAKVTE